One window of Aerococcus tenax genomic DNA carries:
- a CDS encoding DUF488 domain-containing protein yields the protein MEIAIKRAYADYDPNDGERILVDRLWPRGVKKEDAHVDEWEKDVAPSDDLRKTFHQNPNHFDRFKSAYKQELNQNQVAHEACQRLCRKAADHKISLIYSSKNESENNAVVLREHLLAMRVY from the coding sequence ATGGAGATTGCAATTAAGCGGGCTTATGCTGATTATGATCCTAACGATGGGGAGCGGATTTTAGTAGACCGTTTGTGGCCGCGTGGGGTTAAGAAGGAAGACGCCCATGTGGATGAATGGGAGAAGGATGTGGCGCCAAGTGACGACTTGCGTAAGACCTTCCACCAAAACCCTAACCACTTTGACCGCTTTAAGTCAGCCTATAAGCAAGAACTCAACCAAAATCAAGTTGCCCATGAGGCTTGCCAGCGTTTATGTCGCAAGGCGGCTGACCATAAGATAAGCTTAATCTATAGTTCCAAAAATGAAAGTGAAAATAATGCTGTTGTCTTACGTGAGCACCTGCTAGCCATGCGGGTCTATTAG
- the gltX gene encoding glutamate--tRNA ligase produces the protein MSDKIRVRYAPSPTGYLHIGNARTALFNYLFARHEGGDFIIRIEDTDKKRNVADGEKSQIDNLKWLGLDWDESPENPGQYGPYRQSERYDIYQKYIDQLIEQGDAYYAFDTEEELEAARQAQKAAGIMPHYEGTWRDRSEEDIQAAREAGRPETVRFRIPEGETYTFDDMVKGEVSIHSEDIGGDFIIWKKDKSPTYNFAVVVDDHLMEITHVLRGDDHLSNTPKQIMIYQALGWEAPVFGHMSLITSAETGKKLSKRDGSIIQFIEQYRDLGYLPEAIFNFIALLGWSPKGEEEIFSKEEFIEIFDPNRLSKSPAAFDNKKLEWINNRYMKTADEETVARLAIPHLQAAGRVSDDPSEEELAWTKKLVSLYKDEMSYAKQIVDLSDMFFHDSLEVDERGKEILSADTAYEVVNDFNNKLDAIEPFDEEHIMAAIKQVQKDTGIKGKNLYMPLRVATSGKEHGPSIGLTIEVMGKEKTKHHLEEALSKMGKAE, from the coding sequence ATGTCCGATAAGATCAGAGTGCGCTATGCGCCAAGTCCAACAGGCTACTTACACATTGGGAATGCGCGTACCGCTTTGTTTAACTACTTATTCGCCCGTCACGAAGGTGGCGACTTCATTATCCGTATTGAAGACACCGATAAAAAACGGAATGTGGCTGATGGTGAGAAGAGCCAAATTGACAACTTGAAATGGTTAGGTTTGGATTGGGACGAAAGCCCAGAAAATCCAGGTCAATACGGTCCTTACCGCCAATCAGAACGTTACGATATCTACCAAAAATATATTGACCAATTGATCGAACAAGGGGATGCTTACTATGCCTTTGATACCGAGGAAGAATTAGAAGCTGCCCGCCAAGCCCAAAAAGCAGCGGGGATCATGCCCCACTATGAAGGCACCTGGCGTGACCGTTCAGAAGAAGACATCCAAGCTGCCCGGGAAGCAGGCCGTCCTGAAACCGTCCGTTTCCGGATTCCAGAAGGGGAAACCTATACCTTTGATGACATGGTTAAGGGAGAGGTCAGCATCCACTCTGAAGATATTGGTGGCGACTTTATTATCTGGAAGAAAGATAAGTCCCCAACCTATAACTTCGCTGTGGTGGTTGACGACCACTTGATGGAAATTACCCATGTTTTACGTGGGGATGACCACTTGTCTAACACCCCTAAACAAATCATGATTTACCAAGCTTTAGGCTGGGAAGCACCAGTATTCGGTCACATGTCCTTGATTACCAGTGCTGAAACCGGGAAGAAATTATCCAAGCGTGACGGCTCTATTATTCAATTTATTGAACAATACCGTGATCTTGGTTACCTACCCGAAGCGATCTTTAACTTTATCGCCTTATTGGGTTGGTCACCAAAAGGGGAAGAAGAAATCTTCTCCAAGGAAGAATTCATTGAAATCTTTGACCCTAACCGCTTAAGCAAGTCACCGGCTGCCTTTGATAATAAGAAATTGGAATGGATCAACAACCGCTACATGAAGACTGCTGACGAAGAAACCGTTGCCCGTCTTGCCATTCCTCACCTGCAAGCGGCTGGCCGGGTATCAGACGACCCCAGTGAGGAAGAATTGGCTTGGACCAAGAAATTAGTCTCCTTATATAAGGATGAAATGTCCTACGCCAAACAAATTGTCGACTTGTCCGACATGTTCTTCCACGATTCCTTAGAAGTGGACGAACGCGGTAAGGAAATCTTGTCAGCGGACACCGCCTATGAAGTGGTCAATGACTTTAACAATAAATTGGACGCTATCGAACCTTTCGATGAAGAACACATCATGGCGGCCATTAAACAAGTTCAAAAAGACACCGGCATCAAGGGTAAAAACCTCTACATGCCACTGCGTGTCGCGACTTCCGGTAAGGAACACGGTCCGTCCATCGGCTTAACGATTGAAGTCATGGGTAAGGAAAAGACCAAACACCATCTCGAAGAAGCCTTAAGTAAGATGGGAAAAGCTGAATAA
- a CDS encoding FAD:protein FMN transferase: MEAVKLVELMGTVIEMKVGHPEAEALLEKSEAKLRDYEYRFSANRDDSMLMQVNQAAGKAAVAVDEDLFDLIQLAKKVSVSTEGRFNLAIGPLVKLWHIGFSDARVPSQEEIDEGLDLIDPHKVQLDPTTHKVYLEKEGMEIDLGAIAKGYFADQIVADWRQAGADYGLINLGGNVLVMGDAPNREDGFWRIGIQRPDAIRGEIMATVPVKNQSVVTSGIYERSFKQEGRSYHHILDSKTGYPIETDLASLTIIAPQSVFCEIWTTALFALSSEEAVAAIDDLKGIEGLVVTQAGKILVSRALA, from the coding sequence ATGGAAGCCGTAAAATTAGTTGAATTAATGGGAACTGTGATTGAAATGAAAGTTGGCCACCCGGAGGCAGAGGCCCTCTTGGAAAAGAGCGAGGCTAAGTTACGCGATTATGAGTACCGCTTTTCCGCTAACCGTGATGATTCCATGTTGATGCAGGTCAACCAGGCAGCGGGGAAGGCGGCTGTTGCGGTGGATGAGGACCTCTTTGACCTGATCCAACTGGCTAAGAAAGTCTCGGTCTCAACAGAAGGCCGCTTTAACTTAGCCATTGGCCCCTTGGTTAAGCTCTGGCATATCGGCTTTTCCGATGCCCGGGTGCCTAGCCAAGAAGAAATCGACGAAGGTCTGGATTTGATTGATCCCCATAAGGTCCAGCTTGATCCGACCACCCATAAGGTTTATTTAGAAAAGGAAGGCATGGAGATTGACCTGGGTGCTATTGCCAAGGGCTATTTTGCTGACCAGATTGTGGCTGACTGGCGCCAGGCTGGGGCTGACTATGGTTTGATTAACCTGGGCGGCAATGTCCTAGTCATGGGAGATGCTCCTAACCGTGAGGACGGCTTTTGGCGGATCGGTATCCAACGTCCAGACGCCATCCGGGGTGAAATTATGGCCACGGTCCCGGTCAAAAACCAGTCCGTGGTCACTTCAGGAATCTATGAACGCTCATTTAAGCAAGAAGGCCGGTCCTACCACCATATCCTGGACTCTAAGACGGGTTACCCCATTGAAACCGACCTGGCTTCTTTAACCATTATCGCGCCCCAATCAGTTTTTTGTGAGATTTGGACCACGGCACTCTTTGCTTTGAGTTCAGAAGAAGCAGTGGCTGCCATTGATGACTTAAAAGGGATTGAGGGCTTAGTTGTGACCCAGGCTGGTAAAATATTGGTCAGCCGGGCCTTAGCCTAG
- a CDS encoding uracil-xanthine permease family protein yields the protein MSSTPRNSHLEAGIDDKIPGSEALTLGLQHGLSMNVYIGPMIIAGIVGLSTGQMSAVIQSTFIACGLAMIIQTKLMHLPVAQGASFIPIAAISGIALANGGGIAGWGVAMSAALIGALGLLLLGFSGLMDKFVNYFIPQIVGAVLLLCIGLSLMPAAVNNIYTTPQASVGQNLILGLVAIISMVTATLLGNRLTGFAGKICRIGSILITFLIGCVLAQFMGVLDLTPVAAAPWFSLPMVMFKDFSFQFDLPSVLTMLVIYLLLLSESTGAWIALANASESPLSKERINKGVVGEALGCLLTSFLGTSPVTGFSSNAGIISLTRVASLPVFYYAGGLFILFGLSGKLSALISVIPGAVIGGVFLVICGTIFLAGLQSLQNVEIKEKETFLIALSVGTVVLIQYMPNDFLLSLPPVLQYFFGSPISVASIVAMALNKVLPEG from the coding sequence ATGTCAAGCACGCCTCGTAACTCGCACTTAGAAGCCGGTATTGATGACAAGATTCCTGGCTCTGAAGCGCTAACCCTGGGTTTACAGCATGGCCTGTCCATGAATGTCTATATTGGTCCCATGATTATCGCTGGGATTGTCGGCCTGAGCACCGGTCAAATGTCAGCCGTGATTCAATCGACCTTTATCGCTTGTGGCCTGGCCATGATTATCCAAACCAAGCTCATGCACCTGCCGGTAGCGCAAGGGGCTTCCTTTATTCCCATTGCGGCTATTAGTGGGATTGCCTTGGCCAATGGCGGCGGTATTGCTGGTTGGGGCGTCGCTATGTCGGCAGCCTTAATAGGGGCCTTGGGATTACTCTTACTGGGTTTTTCCGGTTTGATGGATAAATTTGTTAATTACTTTATCCCGCAAATTGTAGGGGCCGTCCTCTTACTCTGTATCGGCCTGTCTTTGATGCCAGCAGCGGTGAATAACATCTACACCACGCCCCAAGCCAGTGTCGGTCAAAATTTAATCCTGGGTCTGGTAGCCATCATTAGCATGGTAACGGCCACACTCTTAGGAAACCGCCTGACCGGTTTTGCCGGTAAGATCTGCCGGATCGGCTCGATTTTGATTACCTTTTTGATTGGCTGTGTCCTGGCCCAGTTTATGGGAGTTTTAGACCTGACTCCGGTGGCGGCTGCCCCTTGGTTTAGTTTACCCATGGTTATGTTTAAAGATTTTTCCTTCCAATTTGACCTCCCATCGGTTCTGACCATGCTGGTGATCTATTTACTGCTCTTGTCTGAGTCGACTGGAGCCTGGATTGCCCTAGCTAATGCTTCAGAAAGCCCATTAAGTAAGGAACGGATTAATAAAGGGGTGGTGGGGGAAGCCTTGGGTTGCCTCTTGACCAGTTTCTTGGGGACCAGCCCGGTAACAGGATTTTCATCCAATGCAGGGATTATTTCCCTCACCCGGGTCGCCAGTCTCCCTGTTTTCTACTATGCCGGCGGACTCTTTATCCTCTTTGGTCTTTCCGGAAAATTATCAGCCTTGATTTCAGTCATTCCTGGTGCCGTTATTGGTGGGGTCTTCCTGGTCATCTGTGGAACGATTTTCCTAGCCGGTCTGCAAAGCTTACAAAACGTGGAAATCAAGGAAAAGGAAACCTTCCTGATTGCCTTATCGGTAGGGACGGTGGTCTTGATCCAATACATGCCTAACGATTTCCTCTTGAGCCTACCACCCGTTCTCCAATATTTCTTCGGTTCACCAATTTCAGTGGCCTCCATTGTAGCTATGGCCTTAAATAAGGTCTTACCGGAAGGCTAA
- a CDS encoding PTS sugar transporter subunit IIA: protein MFGFLKKKAKNTSVELEAIANGQLVALESVSDPVFSQKMMGDGFAIEPDEGTVYAPVNGTVTTVFPTQHAIGIESDEGLEILLHLGFNTVDLDGKPFTSQVAAGDQVKAGQVLTQMDLDAVRQAGAETTCVVVLTQADQVESLEVADPKTVKVGDKVAQVTLKG, encoded by the coding sequence ATGTTTGGATTCTTAAAGAAAAAAGCAAAAAACACCTCAGTAGAACTTGAAGCGATTGCTAATGGACAATTAGTGGCCTTAGAGTCAGTCTCTGACCCCGTATTTAGTCAAAAGATGATGGGCGATGGTTTTGCCATTGAACCCGATGAGGGCACCGTTTATGCCCCAGTCAATGGAACGGTGACAACCGTTTTCCCTACCCAACATGCCATTGGCATTGAAAGTGATGAAGGCCTGGAGATCCTCCTCCACTTAGGTTTTAACACCGTTGACTTGGATGGTAAACCTTTTACGTCTCAAGTAGCTGCGGGTGACCAAGTCAAAGCCGGCCAAGTCTTGACCCAAATGGACTTAGACGCTGTTCGCCAAGCCGGCGCAGAAACTACCTGTGTGGTGGTCCTCACCCAAGCAGACCAAGTTGAAAGCCTGGAAGTGGCCGATCCTAAGACTGTTAAAGTAGGGGATAAGGTCGCCCAAGTGACCTTAAAGGGCTAA
- a CDS encoding Cof-type HAD-IIB family hydrolase, whose protein sequence is MYRLAAFDVDGTLLKSDSSLSEATHQALKTMKESGIEIVISSGRPLPGVELIQDLVGKDLVRYLSSFNGGRIVDTWSDNQVIFEAILPPAEVGEICDFLADYDVDINTYDDHNVLGLKEPNHQYMAHEAQLTGMPIKIENFVENETKVNKLMVTGDPAYLETVRQDLPEDWFNRWNIVKSAPYFLEFNPVDANKGAGLAHLSQEIGVDQEQTMAFGDQENDLTMIEWAGLGVAMGNAVASVKAVADFVTHTNDEEGISHVVDQFITKN, encoded by the coding sequence ATGTATCGATTAGCTGCTTTTGACGTTGATGGCACCCTGTTAAAGAGTGACTCCAGCTTGAGTGAGGCCACCCACCAGGCCCTAAAGACCATGAAGGAGTCTGGCATTGAAATCGTAATTTCTTCCGGCCGGCCCCTGCCTGGGGTGGAGCTGATCCAAGACCTGGTCGGTAAGGACTTGGTTCGCTATTTATCCAGCTTCAATGGCGGACGGATTGTGGACACTTGGTCAGATAACCAGGTGATCTTTGAAGCTATTCTTCCCCCTGCTGAAGTTGGGGAAATTTGTGACTTTCTAGCCGATTATGATGTGGATATCAATACCTACGACGACCACAATGTCCTCGGCCTCAAGGAACCCAACCATCAATACATGGCTCATGAAGCCCAGTTAACCGGGATGCCCATTAAAATTGAGAACTTCGTTGAAAACGAAACCAAGGTCAATAAACTGATGGTGACCGGAGATCCGGCCTACTTAGAAACGGTTCGCCAAGACCTGCCAGAAGACTGGTTTAACCGCTGGAATATTGTGAAGTCTGCGCCTTATTTCTTAGAATTTAACCCGGTTGATGCCAATAAGGGGGCCGGACTAGCTCATTTGAGCCAAGAAATTGGGGTGGATCAAGAGCAAACCATGGCCTTTGGGGACCAGGAAAATGACCTGACCATGATTGAATGGGCTGGCTTGGGTGTTGCCATGGGCAATGCGGTGGCCAGCGTTAAGGCGGTGGCTGACTTTGTGACCCATACTAATGATGAAGAGGGGATCAGCCATGTGGTCGACCAGTTTATTACAAAAAACTAG
- a CDS encoding cell division site-positioning protein MapZ family protein → MKKRLNWKAVIVALLSVVVVLGGGVYAVMQNQDIKQEKSDGSVEAAEKAVSALYYDDHKTFLKENIAKTEIEAVRSQVEGLNRYSGARKDLNKQLDQVEERFKAQEGVNHLFEKIKDRPALDGATVQKYVLLNKDLKEDDLNQFKEDQVKHWPSEADEFYQTLNGLVDQADKQGQRFKAFDEEIQKLKDNPGLTYDQLDQAMEDMEKKIEKEDNPYLKAELLDRLGKAHQEVIDVIRNRKLQAANDAKASSEEKEKIEAEAKREESRVEEENKNLQAESQRLRQAADQANAQHEQQSRQNRPARQVQEPREEQPANNQSQAQSQTQASTSQGQSSSQPASSSQTSQSSQADKPQEASQNSQTGSENSQTNTPSTSQPAPQPEGQPNQPSVDPSPQPSGGEQGSHPGESGVAESTAPTTTENGAANGQ, encoded by the coding sequence ATGAAGAAACGGCTGAATTGGAAAGCAGTCATTGTTGCCTTACTTTCCGTGGTGGTCGTCTTGGGTGGCGGTGTTTACGCGGTCATGCAGAACCAAGACATCAAGCAGGAAAAAAGTGATGGGAGCGTGGAGGCCGCTGAAAAGGCAGTTAGCGCCCTGTACTATGATGACCATAAAACTTTCCTAAAAGAAAATATCGCTAAAACCGAAATTGAAGCAGTGAGAAGCCAAGTGGAAGGGTTAAACCGTTATTCCGGTGCGCGCAAGGACCTGAATAAGCAGTTGGACCAAGTGGAAGAACGCTTTAAGGCCCAAGAAGGAGTTAACCATCTCTTTGAGAAAATCAAGGATAGACCGGCCTTGGATGGGGCAACGGTACAGAAATATGTCTTGCTCAATAAAGACCTTAAAGAGGATGATCTCAATCAATTTAAGGAAGACCAAGTCAAACACTGGCCCAGCGAGGCTGACGAATTCTATCAAACCCTCAATGGCTTAGTCGACCAAGCGGATAAACAAGGCCAACGCTTTAAGGCCTTTGATGAAGAGATTCAAAAGCTCAAAGACAATCCCGGCTTGACCTATGACCAATTAGATCAAGCCATGGAGGACATGGAGAAAAAGATTGAAAAAGAAGACAATCCTTATTTGAAGGCGGAATTATTAGACCGCTTAGGCAAGGCCCATCAAGAAGTGATTGATGTTATCCGCAATCGCAAGCTACAAGCGGCTAATGATGCCAAGGCAAGCTCAGAAGAAAAAGAAAAAATTGAGGCGGAAGCTAAGCGCGAAGAAAGTCGGGTAGAAGAAGAAAATAAAAACCTACAAGCAGAAAGTCAACGCTTGCGCCAAGCAGCTGACCAAGCCAATGCCCAACATGAACAACAAAGCCGGCAAAATCGTCCGGCCAGACAGGTGCAAGAACCTAGAGAAGAGCAGCCTGCAAATAACCAATCACAAGCACAATCTCAAACCCAAGCTTCCACTTCTCAAGGCCAATCCTCCAGTCAACCAGCTTCCAGTAGCCAGACCAGCCAATCCTCTCAGGCTGATAAACCTCAAGAAGCTAGCCAAAATAGCCAAACCGGTTCAGAAAATAGTCAAACAAACACGCCTTCAACCAGCCAACCAGCCCCACAACCAGAAGGGCAACCCAACCAACCCAGTGTGGACCCAAGCCCGCAACCATCTGGGGGCGAGCAAGGATCTCATCCAGGCGAAAGTGGCGTGGCTGAAAGCACAGCACCAACAACTACGGAGAATGGAGCGGCTAATGGCCAGTAA
- a CDS encoding pseudouridine synthase — MRLLDLIQAECHLSATKAKRLIHAGEVCYKGRALVDINQALDPDLMAIYYRGRRIGQGLGHHYLVYNKAAGQVSAKKDSHWPTPYDHLPERYQGTSIVGRLDRDVEGLLLLTDNGQLHYFLEHARFHIPKTYQVTVNGDLGADLVEKFQAGVTFADGTTCRPAQLEIIGPRQAYLTIDQGMRHQVKKMFLANGLKVSYLKRLSLGPLRLDPDLKRGHFCPLTGEESERIVKIMENNSRNHLITDNNSV, encoded by the coding sequence ATGCGCTTATTGGATCTCATTCAAGCAGAATGTCACTTATCAGCCACCAAGGCCAAACGCCTCATCCATGCCGGGGAGGTCTGCTATAAGGGCCGGGCCCTAGTCGATATTAACCAGGCCCTAGACCCCGACTTGATGGCCATTTATTATCGGGGCAGGCGGATTGGCCAAGGCTTAGGCCACCACTACCTGGTCTATAACAAGGCAGCAGGACAAGTCTCCGCCAAAAAAGATTCCCATTGGCCCACGCCATACGACCACTTACCTGAGCGCTACCAAGGGACTTCCATTGTGGGCCGCTTGGACCGGGATGTGGAAGGTTTGCTCTTGTTAACCGATAATGGCCAGCTCCATTACTTTCTCGAGCATGCCCGCTTCCACATACCCAAGACCTACCAAGTGACTGTTAATGGCGACTTGGGAGCTGACCTGGTGGAAAAATTTCAGGCCGGGGTAACTTTTGCGGATGGGACGACTTGCCGGCCTGCCCAACTCGAAATTATTGGTCCTCGCCAGGCTTATTTGACCATTGACCAGGGCATGCGCCACCAGGTCAAGAAGATGTTTCTCGCCAATGGACTCAAGGTCAGCTACTTAAAACGTCTGTCTTTAGGCCCGCTCCGGCTGGACCCTGACCTGAAAAGGGGCCACTTCTGCCCCTTAACTGGAGAAGAAAGCGAACGAATTGTTAAAATCATGGAAAATAATTCGCGAAATCACTTGATAACTGACAATAATTCCGTATAA
- a CDS encoding NUDIX hydrolase, giving the protein MLKDYQAFFRDYEGQPLGVERFYAVLIPIVSLKGQGPALLYEHRAPGISQAGDAAFPGGRVEAGESFAQAAVRETQEELGIDRDKIQVLGEMDYIVQTKRVIAAYVAYLTIDHLDDLAINQDEVKHAFTVPLADLDLDQPEIYRMESKLDRGHHFPYDRIPGGKNYRFKNYVEEIPFYNIDQENLWGLTAQLTQRFVQLTAHLRKGASDG; this is encoded by the coding sequence ATGTTAAAAGACTACCAAGCCTTTTTCAGGGACTATGAGGGCCAGCCTCTGGGGGTGGAGCGCTTTTATGCGGTCTTAATTCCCATTGTTTCCCTTAAAGGCCAAGGACCGGCCTTGCTCTATGAACACCGGGCTCCGGGCATCTCTCAAGCTGGCGATGCTGCTTTTCCGGGTGGCCGGGTGGAAGCAGGGGAAAGCTTTGCCCAGGCGGCCGTCCGAGAAACTCAGGAGGAATTGGGAATCGACCGGGATAAGATCCAAGTCCTGGGTGAGATGGACTATATTGTTCAGACCAAGCGGGTGATTGCGGCCTATGTTGCCTATTTAACCATCGACCACTTGGATGATTTAGCCATTAACCAAGATGAGGTCAAGCATGCCTTTACCGTGCCCTTAGCTGACCTGGACTTGGACCAGCCCGAAATTTACCGGATGGAATCTAAACTTGACCGTGGCCATCACTTCCCTTATGATCGTATTCCAGGAGGAAAAAATTACCGCTTCAAGAACTATGTGGAAGAAATTCCTTTTTATAATATCGATCAAGAAAATCTTTGGGGGTTAACGGCCCAACTGACCCAGCGCTTCGTTCAGTTGACCGCTCACTTACGGAAAGGAGCTAGCGATGGCTAG
- a CDS encoding ECF transporter S component, producing MARRKNTSLQNKTISSLFIAILIMQTFVPWIGYIPLGPANVTIIHITVIAGGMVLGPASGAMLGLVWGVLSLFHNMIQPTILSPIFLNPLVSVLPRVCVGFLSGWAAKFLGKWLRPEISRVIVGALGTITNTALVIIMTALFASEAYAKALNIPETAVLGTFVGALGLNFIFEIIAAAVLVPIIGSVFDRVRK from the coding sequence ATGGCTAGAAGAAAAAATACCTCCCTACAAAATAAAACCATCAGTAGTTTATTTATTGCGATTTTAATCATGCAGACCTTTGTCCCCTGGATCGGCTACATTCCCTTGGGGCCAGCCAATGTGACCATCATCCATATCACTGTTATTGCTGGAGGCATGGTCTTGGGACCGGCTTCAGGTGCCATGTTGGGTTTGGTTTGGGGCGTTTTGTCCCTCTTCCATAACATGATCCAACCCACCATCCTGTCACCGATCTTTTTAAATCCTTTGGTATCGGTCCTCCCCCGGGTCTGTGTCGGTTTTTTGTCGGGCTGGGCAGCCAAGTTCTTAGGCAAGTGGCTGCGTCCTGAAATCAGCCGGGTGATTGTGGGGGCTTTGGGGACGATTACCAATACGGCTTTGGTTATTATCATGACCGCTCTCTTTGCTTCTGAGGCCTATGCTAAAGCCTTGAATATTCCCGAAACCGCTGTTTTAGGAACCTTTGTGGGGGCCTTAGGACTTAACTTTATTTTTGAAATCATCGCGGCAGCTGTCCTGGTGCCTATCATCGGCAGTGTCTTTGATCGAGTGAGAAAATAG
- a CDS encoding alpha-amylase family glycosyl hydrolase, with amino-acid sequence MAKVTNLTLRHKLAYKIFIRNYSEAGTFQAVIPDLARLKALGVDILILASIFPVTDQHPEGEVGNPNFVKNFMDVDPAYGTMEDFKDLVHAVHQAGIQLVIEFPMTQLAKDSEVIQDRPTYFLRNKEGQVYTRFPGYEKGVDLDFSNPKLWDELIATLKEWALYVDGFSIRDAQLIRTEFWNSARAEVEDVHPYFYWMGNLLTDNTMFRLRMNNVHYSTEGELYSNFDVLDEGNLAEFYLRFYHGILDLDNLIYVLNLSEIQLPFTAVKNRALEFANHPRVASHVKTKADLRNWTAFSLFKKGMAHLIMGQEYGLEDSIPWDKAEGMDWTPQEDMTEMIQRLSLIKKREACKSGYFFYRGVKPNIIICGYHYYKQHLFGIFKLKTDDQTPCEVELSLPSGDYTNLLNDDTYTVTDGRLYLGQDPVIISYEGDMEVQVNSQANDFLTH; translated from the coding sequence ATGGCTAAGGTAACCAATTTGACCTTAAGGCATAAGTTAGCTTATAAAATTTTTATCCGAAATTATAGTGAAGCGGGGACTTTTCAAGCAGTCATCCCTGACTTAGCCCGCCTCAAGGCCTTGGGCGTGGATATTTTAATATTGGCGTCGATTTTTCCCGTGACCGACCAGCATCCGGAAGGGGAGGTTGGCAATCCGAACTTTGTCAAGAATTTTATGGATGTGGACCCAGCCTATGGGACCATGGAGGATTTCAAGGACTTGGTTCATGCCGTCCACCAGGCGGGCATCCAGCTGGTGATTGAGTTTCCCATGACCCAATTGGCCAAGGATTCAGAGGTCATTCAAGACCGACCAACCTACTTCTTGCGCAATAAGGAAGGCCAGGTTTATACCCGCTTTCCAGGTTATGAAAAGGGGGTTGACCTCGACTTTTCTAACCCCAAACTATGGGATGAATTGATTGCCACCTTGAAGGAGTGGGCCCTCTATGTGGATGGTTTTTCCATTCGCGATGCCCAATTGATCCGCACCGAGTTTTGGAATAGTGCCCGGGCTGAAGTGGAGGACGTCCATCCTTATTTCTACTGGATGGGCAACCTCCTGACTGACAATACCATGTTTCGTTTGCGGATGAATAATGTCCACTATTCGACTGAAGGGGAGCTTTATAGTAACTTTGATGTCCTGGACGAGGGCAATTTAGCGGAATTTTACCTGCGTTTCTACCACGGAATTTTAGATTTGGACAATCTGATCTATGTCCTGAATTTAAGCGAGATCCAGCTGCCCTTTACCGCCGTGAAAAACCGGGCCCTGGAGTTTGCTAACCACCCCCGGGTCGCTTCGCATGTCAAGACCAAGGCTGATTTGCGGAATTGGACCGCCTTTTCTCTCTTTAAGAAGGGGATGGCCCATTTGATTATGGGGCAAGAATACGGACTAGAGGATTCCATTCCCTGGGACAAGGCGGAAGGTATGGACTGGACACCCCAAGAAGACATGACTGAGATGATCCAACGCCTCTCTTTGATTAAGAAGCGCGAAGCCTGCAAGAGCGGCTATTTCTTCTATCGGGGCGTCAAGCCCAATATCATTATTTGTGGCTACCATTATTACAAGCAACACTTGTTTGGCATTTTTAAATTGAAGACTGATGACCAAACGCCTTGTGAAGTGGAGCTCTCCCTGCCTTCAGGCGACTATACCAACTTGTTGAACGATGACACCTATACGGTGACTGATGGCCGCTTGTACTTGGGCCAAGACCCTGTCATTATTTCCTACGAAGGTGATATGGAGGTTCAGGTCAATAGCCAAGCCAATGACTTCTTAACTCATTAG